The following is a genomic window from Amycolatopsis australiensis.
CCCAGCCGCGCTGCCAGGGCGTTTCGACGGCTCGCTCGTGGTAGTGCGCTCGCGTCCAGGCGACGGCTCGGTGGGCGGGGACGCCGGAGAGCACCGCGAGGCAGGCCATGACCGTGCCGGTCCGGCCGGCGCCGCCGTAGCAGGCGACCTCGACGGTCTGGGTCTTCGCCCGCTCGTGCAGGGCCTTGATCTTCCGGCGCGCTTCGGCGGGGCGGGTGGGCAGCAGGAAGTCGGGCCAGGTGACCCACTCGTGCGGCCACGTGATGCCGCCGCCGTACTTGCGCCGCAGCTTGCTCGTTCCCAGGTAGAGCCCGAAATCGGGCTCGGGTCCGTCGGGGCGTGGGCGCGCCAGCCCACGCCCGTGCACGCGGGTGCCGTCCGGAAACTCGACCATGGGGTAAGTGTCCTCCGGAAGATGGACACGGTGGGTGGTTTTCGCCGCTAAGCTGCGCCGGGTGAGCGAACTGACGCCCGACCAGATGCGGGCTTCCGACGCGGACCGCGAACGCGTCGCCCAGGTGCTGCACAACGCCCTCTCGGAAGGGCGGATCACGGTCAACGAGCTGGAAGAGCGGCTCTCGACGGTCTACGCGGCGAAGACGCTCGGCGAGCTGAAGCCGGTGACGGCGGACCTGCCGTCCGCGGCGGCGGCCGTCGAGCCGGCGACGACGCGGGCACTGGGCTACCCGGACCAGCGCATCGGCGGCCACCCGGGCTCCCCGGTGTCGATCGGCGTGCTGTCGGGCGCGGTCCGCAAGGGCAGCTGGGTCCTGCCCCCGCAGCACAACAGCTTCGCGTTCTGGGGCGGCACGGAGATCGACCTGCGCCAGGCCCGTTTCGCGGACAAGCACAGCACGATCACGGCGGTCGCCATCATGGGCGGCATCCAGATCACGGTCCCGGACGACGTGAACGTCGACGTCACGGGCATCGGCCTGATGGGCGGCTTCGTGCTGGAGGACAAGTCGGGAGCGCCGCCGGCACCTCCGACGGCACCGACGGTGAAGGTGAACGGACTGGCCTTCTGGGGAGGCGTCGTCGTGTACCGGAAGCCGGCCCAGCGTTCGGAGCCGCCGCAGATCGAAGGGGCCTGACCGGTCCCGAGCGCCCCAATGCGGCCTTCGGTGCGTGAGACGCAACCAAGGCCGCCTTGGGGCGCTCGTCGCCGGTGACATGCCAAGCCGGACCGTCACATCCCTCCGGCACTGTCGGACCCGCCGCCTAGACTCAGCGGCATGACAGCCACGACCAGCACGTCAGCGGCGCCGGCCACCCCGGCACCGCTGGTGGACGCGACTCGCGACGACGCGAGCCTGCGCCGCTTCCTGCTCGGGCTGCCCGGTGTCGACCAGGTCGGCGTCGAGCAGCGCGCGGCGGGCCTCGGCACGCGCAGCATCAAGAAGGACGCCAAGCGGTGGGCCATCGACACCGCCATCTCCATGGTCGACCTGACCACGCTGGAGGGCGCCGACACCCAGGGCAAGGTCCGGGCGCTCGCCGCGAAGGCCGTCCGGCCCGATCCCGAGCGGCAGGACACCCCGCGCGTCGCCGCCGTCTGCGTGTATCCCGACCTGGTCGCCACCGCCGTCGAGGCCCTCAAGGGCAGCGGTGTGCACGTCGCGAGCGTCGCCACCGGCTTTCCCGCCGGGCGCACCAGCCGCGAGGTCAAGCTGGCCGACACCCGGCTCGCCGTCGAGTCCGGCGCCGACGAGGTCGACATGGTGATCGACCGCGGCGCCTTCCTCGAGGGCCGCTACATGGACGTCTTCGAGGAGATCCAGACCGTCAAAGCCGCCTGCGGGGAGGCCCATCTGAAGGTCATCCTCGAGACCGGCGAGCTGGCGACGTACGACAACGTGCGGCGCGCGTCGTGGCTGGCGCTGCTCGCCGGCGGCGACTTCATCAAGACCTCCACCGGCAAGGTCTCCCCCGCCGCGACGCTGCCGGTCACCCACATCATGCTGCAGGCCGTCCACGACTGGCACCGGCAGACCGGGCAGCTGCGCGGCGTCAAGCCCGCGGGCGGCATCCGGACGACGAAGGACGCGATCAAGTACCTGGTCGCGGTGCACGAGGTCGCCGGCGAGCAGTGGCTGACCCCGGACCTGTTCCGGTTCGGCGCGTCCAGCCTGCTCAACGACCTGCTGCTGCAGCGCCGCACCCAGGTGGACGGCCACTACAGCGGCCCCGACTACGTGACGGTGGACTGATGCCCGTTTTCGAATACGCGCCGGCGCCGGAGTCCCGGGCCATCGCGAACCTGAAGGACTCCTACAAGCCGTTCGTGAACGGCGAGTTCGTCGACGGCTCGGGTGAGCCGCTCAAGACGATCAACCCGGCCACCGAAGAGGTGCTCGCCGAGGTCGGCACGGCCTCGAAGTCCGATGTGGACACCGCGGTGAAGGCCGCGCGCAAGGCGTACGACGGTGTCTGGTCCAAGATGCCGGGCACCGAGCGCGCGAAGTACCTCTTCCGCATCGCGCGGCTGATCCAGGAGCGCTCGCGCGAGCTGGCCGTGCTGGAGAGCCTCGACAACGGCAAGCCGATCAAGGAGTCGCGCGACTCCGACGTCCCGACCGCGGCCGCCCACTTCTTCTACCACGCGGGCTGGGCCGACAAGCTGGAGTACGCCGGCTACGGGCCGTCGCCGAAGCCGCTGGGTGTCGCGGGCCAGATCATCCCGTGGAACTTCCCGCTGCTGATGCTGGCCTGGAAGATCGCGCCCGCACTGGCCACGGGCAACACCGTCGTGCTGAAGCCGGCGGAGACGACCCCGCTGACCGCGCTGGTCTTCGCGGAGATCTGCCAGCAAGCCGAGCTGCCGCCGGGCGTGGTGAACATCCTCCCGGGCGCGGGCGACATCGGCGCGTCCATTGTGGAGCATCCGGGCATCGACAAGATCGCCTTCACCGGCTCGACCGAGGTCGGCAAGGCGATCCAGCGCCAGGTCGCGGGCACGCCGAAGAAGCTGACGCTGGAGCTGGGCGGCAAGGCGGCGAACGTCGTGTTCGAGGACGCGCCGCTCGACCAGGCCATCGAGGGCATCGTCAACGGCATCTTCTTCAACCAGGGCCACGTCTGCTGCGCGGGCTCACGGCTGCTGGTCCAGGAGTCCATTGCGGACGAAGTGCTGGAGAAGCTGCGGTACCGGGTGTCCACGTTGCGCATCGGCGACCCGCTGGACAAGAACACGGACATCGGCGCGATCAACTCCGCCGAGCAGCTGGCGAAGATCCGCGGGCTCGTCGAGTCGGGTGACGCCGAAGGCGCGCAGCGCTGGACCAGCCCGTGCCCGGTGCCGGAGCGCGGGTTCTTCTTCGCCCCGACGGTGTTCGCCAACGTCCACCAGTCGATGCGGATCGCGCGCGAGGAGATCTTCGGCCCGGTGCTGTCGGTGCTGACGTTCCGCACGCCGGACGAAGCCGTCGCGAAGGCGAACAACACGCCGTACGGGCTCTCGGCGGGCATCTGGACCGAAAAGGGCTCCCGGATCCTGTGGATGGCGAACCAGCTGCGCGCCGGCGTGGTCTGGGCCAACACCTTCAACCGCTTCGACCCCGCCGCGCCGTTCGGCGGCTACCAGGAATCCGGCTTCGGGCGCGAAGGCGGCCGCACCGGGCTGGAGGCTTACCTCGATGTCTGACCGTATTTCCGTCGCGAAGACGTACAAGCTGTACATCGGCGGCAAGTTCCCCCGTTCGGAGTCCGGCCGGGTGTACCCGGTGACGGACGGCAAGGGCAAGTTCCTGGCGAACGCGGCGCACGCGTCCCGCAAGGACGTCCGCGACGCGGTGGTGGCGGCCCGCAAGGCGTTCCCGGGCTGGTCGAGCGCGACGGCGTACAACCGCGGCCAGGTGCTCTACCGGGTGGCCGAGGTGCTGGAGGGCCGCCGCGACCAGTTCGTCGCGGAGGTCTCGGCATCGGAAGGCCTGGCCGCGAAGAAGGCCGAGTCCCTTGTGGACGCTTCGATCGACCGCTGGGTCTGGTACGCGGGCTGGACCGACAAGATCGCCACGGTCCTCGGCGCGGCGAACCCGGTGGCGGGCCCGTATTTCTCGTTCACGGTCCCGGAGCCGACCGGCGTGGCCGGGGTACTGGCCCCGCAGGGGTCGTCGTTGCTGGGCCTGGTCAGCGTGCTGGCCCCGGTACTGGCGACGGGCTCGACGGCGGTGGTGGTCTCGAGTGCGGAGCGCCCCTTGCCGGCGATCACGCTGTCGGAGGTCCTGGCGACATCGGACGTCCCGGCGGGTGTGGCGAACATCCTGACGGGCCGGGCTTCGGAGCTGGGCCCGTGGCTGGCGTCCCACGCGGACGTCAACGCCCTGGACCCGACAGGAGCGGCCCCGCAGGACCGCCCGGGACTGACGCGCGAAGCGGCGAACACGGTGAAGCGGGTGCTGACGGTCCCGGAGGCGGAGCCGGACTGGACGGCGGCGCCGGACCTGACCCGGCTCCGGAGGTACCTGGAGGCGAAGACGGTCTGGCACCCCCTGGGCGTCTGATGTCGTGAGCGGAGGCCACCACCCGTTCGGCCGGGTGGTGGCCTTCATTCTTGTGGTGGATTCTCCGCGGAGCGCTGTCGATCCATGTCGCGGCCCGGCCAGGTCCGGCGGGTTCAGCCGTCGTTGCAGTTCGACCCGGGCCGGAAGGATCCGGCCGCCCAGCTTGACGACGTCGAAGAGGTCGCACGCCACCTGCACAGCCTTGGCAGGCGCTGCTGGATCGACGGCTCCGACGTGGCGGACCAGCCCGGCTTCGGCGCCGGTGGCGCGACGCCAGCAAGCCGGTCGCGTTCGCGACCTCGCACCATCTCGCCTACCTGGCCACTCGCGACGCGGCCTGACGCCGTCAGCTCATCGTCACCGAGAAGTCCGTCAGCGTGAATCTCGCCTTGCCGCCGCCCGTCGAGCAGAACTCGATTCCGTAGCCGATCTGGTTCACCGTCGGGTTCGGGGGGATCAGGCCCTTGCCGACCGCCCACGCGATCATCGCCTTCAGGTCCACGCTGCCCGAGTACTGCGTCGCCCTCGACACGAACGCCACGTAACCCTCGTCGTCCGCCCAGACGTCGTACGTCGTCCCGGCCGCCGTGTACGTCGTCAGCTTGTCTCCCGACGGGACCTGCTTCCGGTTCTCCGTCCACACCATCAGCTCGCTGACGCCCTTGCCGTCACCCACGCCGTTCAGCCACACGTCGTACGCCACGTCGTAGACTCCGACGCCCGGGCCGCGGCCCGCGAACGTCGACCTGATCACCGAAAAGTCGTTGACCGGCTTCCCATTCTGATTGTTTATGTCCTTGTGCACGTTCGGATAGGTTTTCACCGACGTCGAGTCCGGCTGGGTGGATTCGACGAACCAGTTGTCGTACGCGCACGCGTGCAATGTTTCCGGGCCCGCCTCGCCCGCGTTCCACATGTTGTTGTGGACGTAGTAGCCGCCGTTCGCCCAGCCGCCGTCGGGTTCGCTCGTCGTGAACTCCGGGCTGCGACAGCTGCGCACCGGCGTTGCCGACGGCGGCGCCGGGGGCGGGACCACCGCACGGGACGAAGGCGCAGGTGACACTGAGGTCGCCGGTGGCACGGACACCGCAGGCGAGGAGGCCGGCACGGCCGGGGAAACCGGAGCAGCCGCACCGGCGACCGGCCCGCCACCACATCCCGCGACCGTCAGAAAGGGAATCGCCAACCAGCAGGACAGCATTCTTCGTCGCATTTTCCCGCCCGCAACCCGAATTCGGCAGAACGAGGCGGAACACTAACAGAAGAATCAGGCGGGATCGAGGTCCCGCGAAGTGATCGGCCGCCCCGGCAGTTCGCTGCCCGGCCGGGCGCCGAGGCCGTCGATCATGATTCCGACGCAGCGCCGGGCCGCCAGCTCGGCCACCTCCGGCGTCTTCGCGCGGACCTGCCGCAGCAGCGTCGCGAACAGGATCGCGATGTCGCCCGCGCCGACGTCCTCGCGCAGCTTGCCCTCGGCCTTGGCGCCGTCGACGAACTCGTCGAGCACCGCCAGGATGTCGTCACGCAGCCGGCGGACCTCGGGGTCGTTCTTCAGGATCACCAGCGC
Proteins encoded in this region:
- a CDS encoding protein-tyrosine phosphatase family protein encodes the protein MVEFPDGTRVHGRGLARPRPDGPEPDFGLYLGTSKLRRKYGGGITWPHEWVTWPDFLLPTRPAEARRKIKALHERAKTQTVEVACYGGAGRTGTVMACLAVLSGVPAHRAVAWTRAHYHERAVETPWQRGWVKSFAKQLD
- a CDS encoding DUF1707 SHOCT-like domain-containing protein, which codes for MRASDADRERVAQVLHNALSEGRITVNELEERLSTVYAAKTLGELKPVTADLPSAAAAVEPATTRALGYPDQRIGGHPGSPVSIGVLSGAVRKGSWVLPPQHNSFAFWGGTEIDLRQARFADKHSTITAVAIMGGIQITVPDDVNVDVTGIGLMGGFVLEDKSGAPPAPPTAPTVKVNGLAFWGGVVVYRKPAQRSEPPQIEGA
- the deoC gene encoding deoxyribose-phosphate aldolase; amino-acid sequence: MTATTSTSAAPATPAPLVDATRDDASLRRFLLGLPGVDQVGVEQRAAGLGTRSIKKDAKRWAIDTAISMVDLTTLEGADTQGKVRALAAKAVRPDPERQDTPRVAAVCVYPDLVATAVEALKGSGVHVASVATGFPAGRTSREVKLADTRLAVESGADEVDMVIDRGAFLEGRYMDVFEEIQTVKAACGEAHLKVILETGELATYDNVRRASWLALLAGGDFIKTSTGKVSPAATLPVTHIMLQAVHDWHRQTGQLRGVKPAGGIRTTKDAIKYLVAVHEVAGEQWLTPDLFRFGASSLLNDLLLQRRTQVDGHYSGPDYVTVD
- a CDS encoding aldehyde dehydrogenase family protein, yielding MPVFEYAPAPESRAIANLKDSYKPFVNGEFVDGSGEPLKTINPATEEVLAEVGTASKSDVDTAVKAARKAYDGVWSKMPGTERAKYLFRIARLIQERSRELAVLESLDNGKPIKESRDSDVPTAAAHFFYHAGWADKLEYAGYGPSPKPLGVAGQIIPWNFPLLMLAWKIAPALATGNTVVLKPAETTPLTALVFAEICQQAELPPGVVNILPGAGDIGASIVEHPGIDKIAFTGSTEVGKAIQRQVAGTPKKLTLELGGKAANVVFEDAPLDQAIEGIVNGIFFNQGHVCCAGSRLLVQESIADEVLEKLRYRVSTLRIGDPLDKNTDIGAINSAEQLAKIRGLVESGDAEGAQRWTSPCPVPERGFFFAPTVFANVHQSMRIAREEIFGPVLSVLTFRTPDEAVAKANNTPYGLSAGIWTEKGSRILWMANQLRAGVVWANTFNRFDPAAPFGGYQESGFGREGGRTGLEAYLDV
- a CDS encoding aldehyde dehydrogenase family protein, with the translated sequence MSDRISVAKTYKLYIGGKFPRSESGRVYPVTDGKGKFLANAAHASRKDVRDAVVAARKAFPGWSSATAYNRGQVLYRVAEVLEGRRDQFVAEVSASEGLAAKKAESLVDASIDRWVWYAGWTDKIATVLGAANPVAGPYFSFTVPEPTGVAGVLAPQGSSLLGLVSVLAPVLATGSTAVVVSSAERPLPAITLSEVLATSDVPAGVANILTGRASELGPWLASHADVNALDPTGAAPQDRPGLTREAANTVKRVLTVPEAEPDWTAAPDLTRLRRYLEAKTVWHPLGV
- a CDS encoding GH12 family glycosyl hydrolase domain-containing protein; this translates as MRSCRSPEFTTSEPDGGWANGGYYVHNNMWNAGEAGPETLHACAYDNWFVESTQPDSTSVKTYPNVHKDINNQNGKPVNDFSVIRSTFAGRGPGVGVYDVAYDVWLNGVGDGKGVSELMVWTENRKQVPSGDKLTTYTAAGTTYDVWADDEGYVAFVSRATQYSGSVDLKAMIAWAVGKGLIPPNPTVNQIGYGIEFCSTGGGKARFTLTDFSVTMS